In the genome of Pseudobdellovibrionaceae bacterium, one region contains:
- the lpxB gene encoding lipid-A-disaccharide synthase yields MSHAPSVLVVAAEESSCKYAVRVMQGLRHELGHDVRFWGVGNLEMRSQGFEALAHSEDMAVMGLFEIFKIQALIRQALKDILEEVDKHPPKVALLLDYGGFNLHLAQALKARNIPVVYYVLPKVWAWRKKRALKIKAYVDHALAIHPFEEKFFADLGVKATFVGHPLLEEKQDFLNKKIDVQELKRSLNMKEGPVLGLMPGSRNSEVSRHFNLMLEAAQKIKAVHPHLQVVVLLAPAFTQEVLKNQVSAQCDLPLHFIKRDSWDMINLCDFLITASGTATLQVGLLQKPQVVVYKMNPLSARLARIVVKIPFFSLINLILNKKAVTELFQGDANPEAISEEVLELMKKTERYTRLLEDYSHLEAEMQKTSATTEVVKILKQYFSQKNQDVQV; encoded by the coding sequence ATGAGCCATGCACCTTCAGTGTTAGTTGTCGCTGCTGAGGAATCCAGCTGCAAGTATGCTGTAAGAGTCATGCAAGGTCTGCGGCACGAATTAGGTCATGACGTGCGCTTTTGGGGTGTGGGCAATTTAGAAATGCGAAGTCAGGGCTTTGAGGCTCTGGCTCACAGTGAAGACATGGCCGTCATGGGACTGTTTGAGATATTTAAAATTCAAGCTCTGATCCGACAAGCTTTAAAAGACATTTTAGAAGAAGTAGACAAGCACCCACCAAAAGTGGCCTTACTTTTAGACTATGGTGGTTTTAATCTGCATTTGGCCCAAGCCTTAAAAGCGAGAAACATCCCTGTGGTGTATTATGTTTTACCTAAGGTCTGGGCATGGCGAAAAAAACGGGCTCTGAAGATCAAGGCCTATGTGGACCATGCTTTAGCTATTCATCCTTTTGAAGAGAAATTTTTTGCAGATCTAGGAGTCAAAGCCACGTTTGTGGGACATCCGCTTCTAGAAGAAAAGCAGGATTTTTTAAATAAAAAAATTGATGTACAAGAATTAAAAAGAAGTTTGAATATGAAAGAGGGACCAGTGCTTGGGTTGATGCCTGGTAGTCGAAACTCTGAGGTCAGTCGACATTTTAATTTAATGTTAGAAGCAGCACAGAAGATCAAAGCGGTGCATCCCCATCTTCAGGTTGTCGTTTTGCTGGCTCCTGCTTTTACGCAAGAGGTACTTAAAAATCAGGTTTCAGCTCAGTGTGATTTGCCCTTGCACTTTATTAAGCGTGATTCATGGGACATGATAAATCTATGTGATTTTCTGATCACGGCTTCGGGAACTGCGACTTTGCAGGTGGGTCTGTTGCAAAAACCACAAGTGGTAGTTTACAAAATGAACCCCTTATCGGCAAGGTTAGCACGTATAGTGGTTAAGATTCCTTTTTTCAGCTTGATCAACTTGATTTTAAATAAAAAAGCGGTGACAGAGTTATTTCAAGGTGATGCCAACCCAGAGGCGATCTCTGAAGAGGTGTTGGAGTTGATGAAAAAGACGGAGAGGTACACACGGTTACTAGAGGACTACAGTCATCTTGAAGCAGAGATGCAAAAGACCTCGGCAACAACTGAGGTGGTCAAGATCTTAAAACAATATTTCTCACAAAAGAATCAAGATGTGCAGGTGTAA
- a CDS encoding CHASE2 domain-containing protein: MLVNDMGRKNYDHRFITRGPQYFDQDIVILHISQSEWDALLQPSFFKSLIYRGAPVTDSYYWNGVFWLKFVEALKKLEPQAIGVSFFFGSNIPLNWKLERYFTESSIVWIAQTESSGRIITPKFSDAFNDNVGLSLLQADNDSVVRRHFISPLNIPQFAEAIAKKAGLPPLTLDTPYSINYRGAPGTFHSYSITDVVNNNIPVKYLKNKILLIGPEEGSEHSVLTPFGTMSRLEYYANLIDNIKHNRWIKHLPVNIYVAIILLLTLLTAIVILNFPQAISTLLLISFSFLYITLSFFLFDALYIWIPLFSAVSTILLTYVVFLSQLLFDKEQNMWRLQKEQENLSSMEQLKTNFVSLISHDLKTPLAKIQSFTHRALSGVKETPENQELVEDLHSIYKESKNLDRYIKSILQLSKVESRDFLVKKQPLDVNELIESACDQLRSTARAKNVTLEQDLEPLFSIEADPMLIREIIVNIIENAIKYTHNDTSIKIRSYEDENSDFVVIEVEDSGPGIKKEHLDKVYNKFFRADPNHHTQGSGLGLFLVKYFLELHKGSIHIESQSTEDLTDTVTPPPQTGTKVTMKIPTGVTHG; the protein is encoded by the coding sequence TTGCTGGTCAACGATATGGGTCGCAAGAACTACGATCATCGCTTTATCACCCGTGGCCCACAGTACTTCGATCAAGATATTGTGATCTTACATATCTCTCAAAGTGAATGGGATGCCTTACTGCAACCTTCTTTTTTTAAATCTCTCATTTATAGAGGCGCACCCGTTACAGACAGTTACTATTGGAACGGTGTTTTTTGGCTTAAGTTTGTAGAGGCCCTAAAAAAACTCGAACCCCAAGCCATTGGCGTGAGTTTCTTTTTTGGTAGCAATATCCCGCTGAACTGGAAGTTAGAACGCTACTTCACGGAATCTTCTATTGTTTGGATTGCCCAGACTGAATCTTCAGGGCGTATCATCACCCCCAAATTCAGTGACGCTTTTAATGACAACGTGGGGCTGAGCTTACTGCAAGCCGATAACGACAGTGTGGTGCGAAGACATTTTATCTCTCCGCTCAATATCCCACAGTTTGCAGAAGCCATCGCAAAAAAAGCAGGCCTCCCACCTCTGACTCTGGACACTCCCTATTCTATCAACTATCGAGGTGCTCCTGGCACCTTTCATAGCTACTCCATCACCGATGTGGTGAACAACAATATTCCTGTCAAATATTTGAAGAATAAAATCTTATTGATTGGACCCGAAGAGGGCAGCGAACACTCTGTACTCACGCCTTTTGGAACCATGTCACGCTTAGAGTATTATGCCAATCTTATTGATAACATTAAACACAACCGTTGGATCAAACATCTTCCTGTAAATATTTATGTGGCTATCATTTTACTGCTTACACTCTTAACGGCGATCGTGATCTTAAACTTTCCTCAAGCTATCTCTACACTCTTACTGATCAGTTTTAGCTTTTTGTATATCACGCTCTCCTTCTTTTTGTTTGATGCCCTGTACATTTGGATTCCACTTTTTTCAGCGGTGAGCACCATACTTCTGACTTATGTGGTGTTCCTCAGTCAGTTGCTCTTTGATAAAGAGCAAAACATGTGGCGACTGCAAAAAGAACAAGAGAACTTAAGCTCTATGGAACAACTCAAAACCAATTTTGTAAGTTTGATTAGCCATGATCTTAAAACTCCACTGGCAAAGATTCAGTCCTTCACTCATCGCGCGCTGAGTGGCGTTAAAGAGACTCCTGAGAATCAAGAGTTGGTGGAAGACCTGCACAGCATCTACAAAGAAAGTAAAAATTTGGATCGCTATATCAAATCCATCCTGCAACTCTCCAAAGTGGAATCCAGAGACTTCTTAGTTAAAAAACAGCCTTTGGATGTGAACGAATTGATTGAGTCGGCCTGCGACCAACTGCGTTCCACAGCCAGAGCCAAAAATGTAACTTTAGAGCAAGACCTCGAACCTCTTTTTTCTATTGAGGCCGATCCTATGCTCATCCGTGAGATCATTGTGAACATCATCGAAAATGCCATCAAATACACCCACAATGACACCAGCATTAAAATTCGCTCTTATGAAGATGAAAATAGCGATTTTGTCGTCATTGAGGTCGAAGATAGCGGACCTGGAATTAAAAAAGAACATCTAGATAAGGTGTATAATAAGTTTTTCCGCGCTGACCCAAATCATCACACCCAAGGTTCTGGTTTAGGACTTTTTTTAGTAAAGTACTTCCTAGAACTGCATAAAGGGTCTATTCACATAGAAAGTCAGAGTACTGAAGACCTCACTGACACTGTGACACCCCCACCGCAAACGGGAACAAAGGTAACAATGAAGATCCCCACAGGAGTAACTCATGGATAA
- a CDS encoding DUF3108 domain-containing protein — protein MRKQTRIESPYEITQVEGAQEDSGGAVEEAGPSAVKKVEAPAEQTKTPPVGTPSKDTAKKASSTKPPVSQETPKTTPKKETTPKAVEKPKDQTMSAQVPVAEGKTPKFPFNVGEKVVYSIAFFAVEAGRMTMEVKPFKQIQGDQTYHFYVTALSSSVFSLFYSVKDYAESFWSVKHQKPYLMKIYGEESKYVREIQTSFNWSTKTARYQAKILKTGKDLKHEDQSWKLNSDVAQDVLSALYKLRTYDLKVDSTYKMHVAEKGKDIVVTAKVLRKEVLKTRVGRFDTIVVKPTFQIDGDWKQDGDVLIWLTDDENKIPIGFEAKVKIGTIKGRLHSLKRS, from the coding sequence ATGCGCAAGCAAACCCGAATTGAAAGCCCTTACGAAATCACTCAGGTGGAAGGGGCACAAGAAGACTCTGGAGGCGCTGTAGAAGAGGCGGGACCTTCTGCGGTCAAGAAAGTCGAAGCTCCTGCAGAGCAGACTAAGACACCCCCCGTAGGAACTCCATCTAAAGACACTGCCAAGAAGGCATCATCAACAAAGCCCCCAGTGTCCCAAGAGACGCCTAAGACCACACCTAAAAAAGAGACCACTCCTAAGGCTGTAGAAAAACCCAAAGATCAAACCATGAGCGCTCAAGTGCCTGTGGCAGAGGGTAAGACTCCTAAGTTTCCCTTTAATGTAGGGGAAAAAGTAGTGTATTCCATTGCGTTCTTTGCTGTAGAGGCAGGCAGGATGACCATGGAGGTGAAGCCCTTTAAACAGATTCAAGGAGATCAGACCTATCACTTTTATGTGACGGCATTATCTAGTTCAGTCTTTTCTCTATTTTATTCTGTTAAAGACTATGCTGAATCTTTTTGGTCAGTAAAACATCAGAAACCCTATCTGATGAAAATCTATGGCGAAGAAAGCAAATACGTCAGAGAGATCCAGACTTCTTTTAATTGGTCCACAAAAACTGCAAGATACCAAGCTAAGATATTAAAGACAGGGAAGGACCTAAAACATGAGGACCAGTCTTGGAAATTAAATTCTGACGTGGCTCAAGATGTGCTGTCGGCACTTTATAAATTACGCACGTATGATTTAAAGGTCGACTCAACCTATAAAATGCATGTGGCAGAAAAGGGCAAAGACATTGTGGTCACGGCCAAAGTATTACGCAAAGAAGTCTTAAAGACACGTGTAGGTCGTTTTGACACGATAGTGGTGAAACCCACATTTCAAATAGACGGGGATTGGAAGCAAGACGGTGACGTTTTGATCTGGCTTACAGACGATGAAAACAAAATCCCTATTGGATTTGAAGCCAAAGTTAAGATTGGTACTATTAAAGGACGACTACACTCTTTAAAAAGGTCGTAA
- the fabZ gene encoding 3-hydroxyacyl-ACP dehydratase FabZ, giving the protein MENIDVVGIMNILPHRYPFLLVDRVLSISASANGGRVGRKVKAMKNVTMNEDFFNGHFPNNPVMPGVLILEAMAQAGAIGHQLDDDPEMQFMIAGVEKAKFKKPVTPGDTLVLYSEIIAEKGKMKKLSCQAEVDGKIAAEAVLWAYATPRSES; this is encoded by the coding sequence ATGGAAAACATTGATGTTGTTGGGATCATGAACATTCTTCCCCATAGATATCCGTTTCTGCTTGTGGATCGAGTTCTCTCTATTTCTGCCAGCGCAAATGGTGGACGAGTGGGACGTAAAGTTAAAGCCATGAAAAATGTCACAATGAATGAAGATTTTTTTAATGGTCATTTTCCAAATAACCCAGTGATGCCAGGTGTACTGATCTTAGAGGCAATGGCTCAAGCGGGTGCGATTGGCCATCAGTTAGATGATGACCCAGAAATGCAATTTATGATTGCAGGGGTTGAAAAAGCAAAATTTAAAAAACCAGTCACCCCTGGCGACACCTTGGTGCTTTATTCAGAGATTATTGCTGAAAAAGGTAAGATGAAAAAGTTATCTTGTCAGGCCGAGGTGGACGGAAAGATCGCAGCAGAAGCCGTGTTATGGGCCTATGCTACTCCCAGATCGGAGTCTTAA
- a CDS encoding sigma-54 dependent transcriptional regulator, with protein sequence MDKDKNLNVLIVDDEEELRKSVHSILNTSFEDTSFNINEAPNGKVALDFVKQNPCDLVIMDVKMPEMDGLVTLEKIKAHDPGICVLIMTAHSNLTDAVRAIKEGAFDYLEKPVEPSDLVKLVNEANKARRMVSDLKVNVPIFDDDTETNIVGSTTRMREIFSLVHKLGNVDTTVLIRGENGTGKEMVARAIHSFSTRKNGKFIAINCGAIPENLMESELFGHEKGSFTGAHERKIGMFQIANNGTLFLDEIAELKPEMQVKLLRVLQEKSFIPIGSHREVKTNARIIAATNQNLEKMIEEKRFREDLFYRLNVMPIFLPPLRERLDDIESLCLHFINKFNKVHKKNIQGLSAEAIANLKNYDWPGNIRELENAIERAFVISQGSTLTVTDLPENIINQQVTKIEMEGGQYTGPMNYDRFKEDMEKEFIIKALKANNGRINKTVAQANIPKNTLLRKIKKYEIDVKKLID encoded by the coding sequence ATGGATAAAGATAAAAATTTAAACGTCCTGATCGTAGATGATGAAGAAGAGCTGCGTAAATCCGTCCACTCTATTCTTAACACGTCATTTGAAGACACTTCGTTTAACATCAACGAAGCTCCCAATGGGAAAGTGGCTTTAGACTTTGTAAAACAAAACCCATGTGATCTTGTGATTATGGACGTCAAAATGCCAGAGATGGATGGACTTGTGACTTTAGAAAAGATCAAAGCCCACGACCCAGGGATCTGCGTTCTGATCATGACAGCACATTCTAACCTGACCGATGCCGTCAGAGCCATCAAAGAAGGCGCCTTTGATTATCTGGAAAAACCTGTGGAACCCAGTGATTTGGTAAAACTAGTAAACGAGGCCAATAAAGCTCGTCGTATGGTTTCTGACCTTAAAGTCAACGTGCCCATTTTTGATGATGACACTGAAACCAATATCGTAGGCTCTACCACACGTATGCGCGAAATCTTTAGTCTTGTTCACAAACTCGGTAACGTGGACACCACTGTCCTCATCCGTGGCGAGAACGGAACAGGCAAAGAGATGGTCGCACGCGCCATTCACTCTTTTTCTACACGTAAAAACGGTAAGTTCATTGCTATTAACTGTGGTGCCATCCCTGAAAATCTGATGGAGAGTGAACTTTTTGGACACGAAAAGGGCAGCTTTACAGGAGCCCATGAAAGAAAAATCGGAATGTTCCAAATTGCCAATAATGGAACTTTATTTCTGGATGAAATTGCAGAACTAAAACCTGAAATGCAGGTGAAACTCTTACGTGTTTTACAAGAAAAGTCTTTTATTCCTATTGGCAGTCATCGTGAAGTGAAAACCAATGCCCGCATCATCGCTGCCACCAATCAAAACTTAGAAAAGATGATTGAAGAAAAACGCTTTCGAGAAGATTTATTTTACCGCTTAAACGTCATGCCGATTTTTCTTCCCCCACTTCGTGAACGTTTGGATGACATTGAAAGTCTATGCTTACACTTCATCAATAAGTTTAACAAAGTACATAAAAAAAATATCCAAGGACTAAGTGCTGAGGCTATTGCAAATTTAAAAAACTACGATTGGCCAGGAAATATCCGCGAGCTTGAAAACGCCATTGAACGTGCCTTTGTCATCAGCCAAGGCAGTACACTTACGGTCACTGATCTACCTGAAAACATTATCAATCAGCAAGTTACAAAGATTGAAATGGAAGGTGGTCAATACACTGGACCAATGAACTATGATCGCTTTAAAGAGGATATGGAAAAAGAATTTATCATTAAGGCTCTTAAAGCCAATAATGGCAGAATCAATAAAACCGTAGCCCAGGCTAACATCCCCAAGAATACGCTTCTTAGAAAGATTAAAAAGTATGAAATTGACGTCAAAAAACTGATTGATTAA
- a CDS encoding OmpH family outer membrane protein, with translation MNLKALNSKVVNKIIVVALVSTFGVMSVKANAAEIKIGYVDMQAAIQQTSTGKKAKSELEKIAKTKEDDLKKREAALKKKGDDFRKKETVYDENTRRQKQGELQKEFYELQQLLGQSQNELRMKEESLLKPIVEGLRKQIDAIAKKEGYTVILEKADNLVLFAKEEINLTNQIVKAYEKSK, from the coding sequence ATGAATCTAAAAGCATTAAATTCTAAAGTGGTAAATAAGATTATTGTCGTAGCTCTAGTATCTACATTTGGTGTGATGAGTGTAAAGGCCAATGCCGCAGAAATCAAAATTGGTTATGTGGACATGCAAGCAGCTATTCAGCAAACAAGCACAGGTAAAAAAGCCAAATCAGAATTAGAAAAAATTGCCAAAACTAAAGAAGACGATCTTAAAAAAAGAGAAGCGGCTTTAAAGAAAAAAGGCGATGACTTTAGAAAAAAAGAAACCGTTTACGACGAAAACACCAGACGCCAAAAGCAAGGTGAGCTTCAAAAAGAATTCTATGAGCTTCAACAACTGCTAGGGCAAAGCCAAAATGAATTGCGCATGAAAGAAGAAAGTTTACTTAAGCCTATCGTTGAAGGTTTAAGAAAGCAGATTGATGCTATTGCAAAAAAAGAAGGTTACACCGTCATTCTTGAAAAGGCTGATAATCTAGTTCTTTTTGCTAAAGAAGAGATCAATCTGACAAACCAAATTGTAAAAGCTTACGAAAAAAGTAAGTAG
- the bamA gene encoding outer membrane protein assembly factor BamA, which translates to MKIFSGLILPLFVMASVSQAQVVKSIGVDGNQRIEDQAILTKIKSKAGQTLDRKQVAEDIRTLFETQFFNHIKVDFNDGYLTYIVDERAVISELVFLGNKSLDNDELSEVINVKTFQLLDKNLLDEAVSKIQKAYEEKGYYLTRATYEVEELKEPPGSVKLKIKIDERSKIKIKKVRFIGNENLSDSFLSARMLTKPTGWFGMGGAFKEEALERDAELVRFLYLNEGYAQVKIDPPRVNITPDKKGIEIVFRLEEGPKFKIGRIEFSGDLLKTRDEFLELIKVHKEEYFSQQVIMQDMAAIQAVYGDEGYAYANIIPRPIMNDKDAIMDIVFDIHKGEKVKIGEIKITGNTKTRDKVIRRQVRLIEGELYNETKKRESVANINRLSYFKNVDMQPTTAGGGASDVMDLNIQVEETSTGTLNFGVGFGGWQGFSVQGSMNQINLFGRGESLGVSINWTENIDRLFNLNYTDPFFLDTDWSFGFDVYQNIRLLPDFRERRAGAAVRLGRRYGDFWRTSMRYKFDKTFLEFGDNALRDIYPIPAEKASEGFTSSLTATLEYDRRNNRMFPTDGFYSSASFEYAGIGGDLNYSELLLNARFYRPIYGSLIFRNNMVYGLLFANGSDNIVPINQLYRIGGPNSVRGYNFFTVAKRKYSPQAYVQLTGTPNAWYLAHRPYGGTQQFYYNAEFEWGLVKEAGIKGVVFFDVGHADDSLNVSRLKSSYGAGIRWISPMGPLRFEWGFPVDPDERYGEKKMNFDFSIHSTF; encoded by the coding sequence ATGAAGATTTTTTCAGGTTTGATACTGCCTCTATTTGTAATGGCCTCTGTGTCGCAAGCACAAGTGGTGAAGTCTATTGGTGTAGACGGTAATCAACGTATCGAAGACCAAGCCATTTTAACCAAGATCAAATCTAAAGCGGGTCAGACTTTGGATCGTAAACAGGTTGCCGAAGACATCCGCACCTTATTTGAGACCCAATTTTTCAATCATATCAAAGTAGATTTTAACGACGGCTATTTGACCTACATTGTGGACGAGCGAGCTGTGATCAGCGAACTTGTATTTTTGGGTAATAAGTCTTTGGACAATGATGAGCTGAGTGAAGTGATCAATGTTAAAACTTTTCAACTCTTGGATAAAAATCTTTTAGATGAAGCGGTCAGTAAGATCCAAAAGGCCTACGAAGAAAAGGGATACTATTTAACCCGCGCCACCTATGAAGTGGAAGAACTTAAAGAGCCTCCAGGTTCCGTTAAACTTAAGATCAAAATTGATGAACGCAGTAAGATTAAGATTAAAAAGGTGCGCTTTATTGGGAATGAGAATCTCAGTGACAGTTTCCTCAGCGCACGTATGCTCACAAAACCTACAGGCTGGTTTGGTATGGGTGGGGCGTTCAAAGAAGAGGCACTAGAGCGAGATGCAGAACTGGTCAGATTCTTATATTTAAACGAAGGTTATGCTCAAGTGAAGATTGATCCTCCTCGAGTCAATATCACTCCTGATAAAAAAGGCATTGAGATTGTTTTTAGACTTGAAGAGGGTCCTAAGTTTAAGATCGGTAGAATTGAATTTAGTGGAGACCTTCTAAAAACTCGAGATGAATTTTTAGAGCTGATCAAAGTGCACAAAGAGGAGTACTTCTCTCAGCAAGTAATCATGCAAGACATGGCCGCCATTCAAGCTGTTTATGGAGATGAAGGTTACGCTTACGCCAATATCATTCCTCGTCCTATTATGAATGATAAAGACGCTATTATGGATATTGTTTTTGATATTCATAAAGGCGAGAAGGTCAAGATTGGCGAGATCAAAATCACGGGCAACACCAAAACTCGTGACAAAGTCATTCGCAGACAAGTGCGTTTGATTGAAGGCGAGCTGTATAACGAAACTAAAAAAAGAGAATCTGTCGCCAACATCAATAGACTTTCTTACTTTAAAAATGTCGACATGCAACCCACTACTGCGGGCGGCGGTGCTTCAGATGTAATGGACTTAAATATTCAAGTCGAAGAGACCAGCACAGGGACTTTGAACTTTGGAGTAGGATTTGGGGGCTGGCAAGGGTTCTCAGTGCAAGGTTCTATGAACCAGATCAACTTATTTGGTCGCGGGGAAAGTCTTGGCGTGAGCATCAACTGGACTGAAAATATTGATCGTTTATTTAACCTCAATTACACCGATCCTTTTTTCTTGGACACAGACTGGTCTTTTGGATTTGATGTGTACCAAAATATTCGTTTACTACCTGACTTCAGAGAGCGTCGTGCAGGAGCCGCTGTGCGCTTAGGACGACGATACGGGGACTTCTGGCGGACTTCCATGCGCTACAAATTTGATAAGACCTTCTTAGAGTTTGGAGACAATGCTTTAAGAGATATTTATCCTATCCCCGCTGAAAAGGCTTCAGAAGGTTTTACTAGCTCTTTGACTGCCACCTTAGAGTATGACCGTCGTAACAACCGCATGTTTCCTACGGATGGATTTTACTCTAGTGCCTCTTTTGAATATGCAGGTATTGGCGGAGACCTAAACTATTCTGAGTTACTTTTGAATGCGCGCTTTTACAGACCTATTTATGGCTCTTTGATCTTTAGAAATAACATGGTTTACGGTTTGCTGTTTGCTAACGGATCAGACAATATTGTGCCCATTAACCAGCTGTACCGAATTGGGGGTCCTAACTCTGTACGTGGTTATAACTTCTTTACCGTGGCCAAAAGAAAGTATTCGCCTCAAGCCTATGTGCAGCTCACGGGTACCCCTAATGCGTGGTATTTAGCGCACCGACCCTATGGCGGAACGCAGCAATTTTACTATAATGCCGAGTTTGAGTGGGGTCTAGTCAAAGAAGCAGGCATCAAGGGCGTGGTCTTTTTTGATGTGGGTCATGCCGATGACAGCCTCAATGTCAGCCGTTTAAAGAGCAGCTACGGTGCTGGTATACGGTGGATTTCGCCTATGGGCCCACTGCGTTTTGAGTGGGGATTCCCAGTAGATCCAGATGAGAGATACGGGGAGAAAAAGATGAACTTTGACTTCTCTATCCATTCCACTTTTTAA
- the lpxK gene encoding tetraacyldisaccharide 4'-kinase, translating into MKWIRHVVGIVLQWVILSPLSMLWGFAVAFKNIAYDLKLIQGKSLSKPVLSVGNLSAGGTGKTPVVLELMRIFNQKQIAVLSRGYGSQVARKKRYPQLVDTDTEPQKFGDEPSMIYGRFPKQKIILDSQRRRGGDWALGQNPNLDFFILDDGFQHRALHRDVDIVVFDVHQYLQRPGLLPLGRMREPLSSLKRANYIFLTKWQHLSQNKVNSVKNRLKLFAPTAKISLIHAQISSVRSEKHDSLPVNYDGHLQMISAIGAPDTFFKDLKKHFPNVKNIYRKDYPDHYDFSLKDIQRCLSLAKQNEAQLVCTTKDYIKIKKFEGADEFFVAHQTVDIPEDTLLQISEELFEE; encoded by the coding sequence ATGAAATGGATAAGACATGTGGTAGGAATAGTGTTGCAATGGGTGATCTTATCGCCATTAAGCATGTTATGGGGCTTTGCTGTTGCCTTTAAAAATATCGCCTATGATTTGAAACTCATCCAAGGTAAGAGTTTGTCTAAACCCGTTCTCAGTGTAGGAAATTTAAGTGCAGGCGGCACAGGTAAAACTCCTGTGGTATTAGAACTGATGCGCATTTTTAATCAAAAACAGATTGCAGTGCTCAGCAGGGGTTACGGCTCACAAGTGGCACGCAAAAAAAGATATCCGCAGTTGGTAGATACGGACACGGAGCCACAAAAATTTGGTGATGAACCCAGTATGATCTATGGACGTTTTCCCAAACAGAAGATCATTTTAGACAGTCAAAGGCGACGCGGAGGAGATTGGGCTTTAGGACAAAATCCCAACTTGGATTTTTTCATCTTAGATGATGGATTTCAACATCGCGCCTTGCATAGAGATGTGGATATTGTGGTCTTTGATGTCCATCAATATCTACAAAGACCAGGGCTTTTGCCTTTGGGCAGGATGCGTGAGCCTTTGAGTTCTTTAAAAAGGGCGAATTATATATTTTTAACGAAGTGGCAGCACCTATCACAAAATAAAGTCAACTCTGTGAAAAACAGATTGAAGTTATTTGCACCCACAGCCAAGATATCTTTAATTCACGCCCAGATATCTAGCGTGCGAAGTGAAAAGCATGACTCCTTACCTGTCAACTATGACGGTCACTTGCAGATGATCTCTGCTATTGGAGCACCAGATACTTTTTTTAAAGATTTAAAAAAACACTTTCCCAATGTAAAAAACATTTATAGGAAAGATTATCCTGACCATTATGATTTTTCTTTAAAAGATATACAAAGGTGTTTGAGCCTAGCAAAACAAAATGAAGCTCAATTGGTGTGTACGACTAAAGATTATATTAAGATTAAAAAATTTGAAGGTGCTGATGAGTTCTTTGTGGCTCATCAAACGGTGGATATCCCTGAAGACACTCTGTTACAGATTTCAGAAGAACTTTTTGAGGAATAG
- the lpxA gene encoding acyl-ACP--UDP-N-acetylglucosamine O-acyltransferase, with translation MSAQIHPSSVVENSVKLGAHVEVGPFCYISGDVEIGDHCKLLSHVTIGNAQAEIKIGQDNVFYPGSVIGGLPQDLKYKNEKVKLEIGDHNVFRECTTVNLGTPTGIGITKIGSHGLFMAYVHIAHDCVIGDHVVVANSTNFAGHIIVEDHVKIGGACNFNQFIRLGEHSYITGISAVNKDVLPYTIVRCLEGQLYAVSTVTNKIGLERSGFSQEQVSNIHKAIRILLKGSGTMEELLEKIQTEVPMTADIEKLLQFIRSSERGIAKA, from the coding sequence ATGTCTGCACAAATTCATCCTAGCTCAGTCGTAGAAAATTCTGTGAAATTGGGGGCCCATGTTGAAGTCGGGCCTTTTTGTTATATTAGCGGCGATGTAGAAATAGGGGATCACTGTAAACTGTTAAGCCATGTGACGATTGGAAATGCGCAAGCCGAAATTAAAATCGGTCAAGATAATGTATTTTATCCAGGTTCTGTGATCGGTGGTTTACCTCAGGATTTGAAATATAAGAATGAGAAGGTCAAGCTGGAGATCGGTGACCATAACGTGTTTCGTGAATGCACGACGGTCAACTTAGGAACTCCTACAGGTATTGGCATCACTAAGATTGGCAGTCATGGTCTTTTTATGGCTTATGTTCATATTGCCCATGATTGTGTGATTGGGGACCATGTGGTCGTAGCCAATTCGACTAATTTTGCGGGCCATATTATTGTTGAAGATCATGTTAAGATTGGTGGCGCATGTAACTTTAATCAGTTTATTCGGTTAGGTGAACACAGTTATATTACAGGGATTAGTGCTGTGAATAAGGATGTATTGCCCTATACTATTGTTCGCTGTTTAGAAGGCCAACTTTACGCAGTAAGCACTGTTACTAACAAGATTGGCCTGGAGCGTTCGGGGTTCTCTCAAGAGCAGGTGTCCAATATTCACAAAGCGATAAGAATACTTTTAAAAGGCAGTGGCACGATGGAAGAGCTTTTAGAAAAGATCCAAACTGAAGTGCCTATGACCGCGGATATCGAAAAACTTCTTCAATTTATCCGTTCTTCGGAAAGAGGAATTGCCAAAGCATGA